The following proteins are encoded in a genomic region of Pirellulales bacterium:
- a CDS encoding EutN/CcmL family microcompartment protein — MFLAKVTGAVVATQKTEAMVGHKLLVVEPYRLESDKRRSLVSTGRTFVAVDTVGAGEGEFVLITQGSSARLTPETKNLPVDAVIIGIVDTVHVDQACVFSREAVSN; from the coding sequence ATGTTTCTCGCAAAAGTAACGGGCGCGGTTGTGGCCACGCAAAAAACTGAGGCCATGGTCGGGCATAAATTACTTGTGGTGGAGCCGTATCGACTCGAAAGCGATAAACGGCGGTCGCTGGTGAGCACGGGCCGCACATTTGTAGCCGTCGACACCGTCGGGGCCGGCGAAGGAGAATTCGTGCTCATTACGCAGGGCTCCAGTGCGCGGCTTACGCCCGAAACAAAAAACTTGCCGGTCGATGCGGTCATTATCGGGATTGTTGACACCGTGCATGTTGATCAAGCGTGCGTCTTCAGCAGAGAAGCGGTTAGCAATTAG